In Archocentrus centrarchus isolate MPI-CPG fArcCen1 chromosome 24, fArcCen1, whole genome shotgun sequence, one DNA window encodes the following:
- the LOC115773973 gene encoding cytochrome P450 2K1-like, producing MWIKEIFLQCFTSVFFLGALTVFLFIYFISSSSFSTLKYGKEPPGPRPFPLLGNLLQLDLKRPYKTLLELSKKYGSVFTIYLGTKKVVILAGYKTVKEALVDHDEVFGERDPMQIMRELTQGHGLAWSNGDSWREMRRFTLTNLRDFGMGKRVCEDKIIEECQHLIEVFKKLKGEAFDTTQPINCAVSNIICSIVYGSRFEYDDSEFTSLVDRTSRIIKLLGSPSIQIFEMFPSLFKWVAERSKMHKIYAANKKQNQVIFSHLKETLNPQMCRSFVDAFLVRKQSLKESGITNSHFHDDNLMITVLNLFAAGTETTSTTLRWGLLFMAKYPKIQDEVQEELRRVIGDRQVQVADRKNLPFTDAVIHETQRLSSITPTSLPHKTTQDITFHGHFIKKGTTVFPLLTSVLHDPSEWERPHSFYPAHFLDKEKKFVKRNAFIPFSAGRRICLGESLARMELFLFFTTLLQHFRFTPAPGVSEDELDLTPSVGLTLSPSPHKLCAVCQM from the exons ATGTGGATAAAAGAAATTTTTCTCCAGTGTTTCACTTCTGTCTTCTTCTTGGGGGCTCTTACAGTCTTCCTGTTCATCTATTTCATCTCCTCTTCCAGTTTCAGTACCCTGAAATATGGAAAGGAGCCTCCAGGACCCAGACCTTTTCCCTTGCTCGGAAATCTGCTACAGCTGGACCTGAAAAGGCCCTACAAAACATTACTGGAG ttATCCAAGAAATATGGATCAGTCTTCACCATCTATCTGGGAACAAAAAAAGTGGTGATCCTGGCAGGATACAAGACAGTGAAGGAGGCACTTGTAGACCATGATGAAGTGTTTGGAGAGAGAGATCCAATGCAAATTATGCGTGAACTTACTCAAGGACATG GGCTTGCTTGGTCCAACGGTGATTCATGGAGAGAAATGAGACGCTTCACACTGACTAACCTGAGAGACTTTGGGATGGGAAAGAGAGTGTGTGAGGACAAAATAATTGAGGAATGTCAACATCTCATTGAGGTTTTTAAGAAACTCAAAG GAGAAGCTTTTGATACGACCCAACCAATCAACTGTGCAGTCTCCAATATTATCTGCTCCATTGTCTATGGCAGCAGATTTGAATATGATGATTCAGAGTTTACATCTCTGGTAGATCGAACAAGCAGAATTATTAAACTTCTTGGAAGTCCTTCAATCCAG ATTTTTGAGATGTTTCCATCGCTCTTCAAGTGGGTTGCTGAGAGGAGCAAAATGCACAAGATATATGCTGCCaataagaaacaaaaccaaGTCATCTTCAGTCATTTAAAAGAGACTCTGAATCCACAGATGTGCAGAAGCTTTGTGGACGCCTTTCTGGTCCGCAAGCAAAGTCTGAAG GAATCTGGGATTACCAACAGTCACTTCCATGATGATAACCTTATGAtaacagtcttgaatctgtttGCTGCCGGCACTGAGACGACATCAACTACACTGAGATGGGGGCTTCTGTTTATGGCCAAGTATCCAAAGATACAGG ATGAGGTCcaggaggagctgaggagggtcaTAGGAGATCGACAGGTGCAGGTCGCTGACAGGAAAAATCTGCCGTTCACTGACGCCGTCATCCATGAGACCCAGAGACTGAGCAGCATCACCCCCACTTCACTTCCTCACAAAACCACACAAGACATCACTTTTCATGGTCACTTTATCAAGAAG GGAACCACAGTGTTTCCTCTCTTGACATCTGTCCTGCATGATCCCAGCGAGTGGGAGAGACCACACAGCTTTTATCCTGCACACTTCCTggacaaagagaaaaagtttGTCAAGCGCAACGCCTTCATTCCATTTTCTGCAG GTCGCAGGATTTGTCTCGGAGAGAGTCTGGCCAGGATGgagctcttcctcttcttcaccaCCCTCCTGCAGCATTTTCGTTTCACTCCTGCACCTGGAGTTTCAGAGGATGAATTAGATCTGACGCCCAGTGTGGGCCTCACTCTCAGTCCTTCACCTCACAAACTGTGTGCTGTTTGCCAAATGTGA